Proteins co-encoded in one Candidatus Limnocylindrales bacterium genomic window:
- the argJ gene encoding bifunctional glutamate N-acetyltransferase/amino-acid acetyltransferase ArgJ yields MLSLKVTEEGLTAVKGIQVASRRAGLKTQGRDLAIIYSEHPAHAAAVWTTSQIKAASLLTSIKHLESGKVQAIIINSGIANTCTGERGLRDAEEITRIVAEELEIPQERVLIFSTGYIGRYLPLEKIRGALKDIKYDLDNSPAASLEAVKAIMTTDTRPKRISVKVPLGNGKEITLGGMAKGSGMISPNMATMLGFIATDVDIPPGPLRRMLKTSVDKSFNMINVDGDMGSDAVVLLANGTESLTESEMAIFQEALDYVCISLAKMIVRDGEGASKLMEVRVRGAETSRDARAVALSVVKSNLVKCAIYGDDPNIGRVMLVIGASGARLQEQKLDIYLENIKMVEKGVVIEFDRYEATRAMSKPEIQFLIDLNMGQEEAVAWGCDLTPEYVRINSEYPT; encoded by the coding sequence ATGCTTTCCCTAAAAGTTACCGAAGAAGGCTTAACGGCTGTTAAAGGAATTCAGGTCGCCAGCCGAAGGGCTGGATTAAAGACCCAGGGACGGGATCTGGCCATCATTTATAGTGAGCATCCTGCCCACGCCGCCGCCGTCTGGACAACCAGTCAAATCAAGGCAGCTTCTCTGCTGACGAGTATCAAGCATCTGGAGAGTGGTAAAGTTCAGGCTATTATTATTAACAGCGGTATTGCCAACACCTGCACCGGAGAGCGGGGCTTAAGAGATGCCGAAGAGATTACCAGGATCGTCGCCGAAGAACTGGAAATACCCCAGGAAAGGGTGCTTATTTTCTCAACGGGTTATATCGGAAGATATCTTCCCCTGGAAAAAATAAGAGGCGCCCTAAAAGATATCAAATACGACCTGGATAACTCCCCGGCAGCGAGTCTGGAAGCGGTTAAAGCCATCATGACCACCGATACCCGACCTAAGAGGATTTCTGTGAAGGTTCCACTGGGAAACGGAAAAGAAATCACCCTCGGAGGGATGGCCAAAGGGTCCGGGATGATTTCTCCCAACATGGCTACCATGTTGGGTTTTATCGCTACCGATGTGGATATCCCTCCGGGACCCCTGAGAAGAATGCTTAAAACCTCGGTCGATAAATCCTTTAACATGATCAATGTAGACGGCGACATGGGAAGCGACGCCGTAGTCTTACTGGCCAATGGAACGGAAAGTTTAACAGAATCTGAGATGGCCATCTTCCAGGAAGCATTGGATTATGTCTGTATTTCTTTAGCTAAGATGATCGTTCGAGATGGCGAGGGAGCCTCCAAACTCATGGAGGTTCGGGTGCGAGGGGCTGAGACTTCGAGAGATGCGCGGGCAGTTGCTCTATCGGTGGTAAAGTCCAATCTGGTCAAATGCGCGATTTATGGAGATGATCCCAATATCGGGCGTGTCATGCTGGTTATCGGAGCTTCAGGTGCCAGGCTTCAAGAGCAGAAGCTGGATATCTACCTGGAAAACATTAAAATGGTTGAGAAAGGGGTTGTCATTGAGTTTGATCGTTACGAAGCAACCCGCGCCATGAGTAAGCCTGAAATTCAATTCTTGATTGACTTGAATATGGGACAAGAAGAGGCCGTTGCCTGGGGATGCGATCTAACCCCCGAGTATGTACGAATTAACTCAGAATACCCGACGTAA
- the carA gene encoding glutamine-hydrolyzing carbamoyl-phosphate synthase small subunit: MEKAKLVLEDGSTYEGYSFGAWKSVAGEVVFNTGMVGYPESLTDPSYRGQILVLTYPLIGNYGVPSKERDADGLYKHFESERVQISGLIVSEYSERYHHWSAVTSLSDWLAEYNVPGIYGIDTRALTKKLREKGVMLGKIICDREVDFEDPNRRNLVAEVSIEKPILYPRGETRLVFVDCGTKNNIIRSFLNRNITLIRVPWDYNLFDPALPSYQGIVISNGPGDPKMCRQTIEQIRKAISLEIPIWGICLGNQILGLAAGGDTYKLKYGHRSQNQPCLEGGTSRCYITSQNHGYALNHDLLPEDWEPWFINANDGTNEGIRHKVKPFMSVQFHPEATPGPVDAGVLFDRFLDKIHKSGVRTQHNP; this comes from the coding sequence ATGGAAAAGGCTAAATTAGTACTGGAGGACGGTTCTACCTATGAAGGCTACTCTTTTGGAGCCTGGAAATCTGTGGCCGGAGAAGTTGTTTTTAATACCGGAATGGTGGGATATCCGGAATCTTTAACCGATCCTTCTTATCGAGGCCAGATTTTGGTTTTAACCTATCCGTTGATAGGTAATTATGGGGTTCCTTCAAAGGAGCGAGATGCTGACGGGTTATACAAACATTTTGAATCGGAAAGGGTCCAAATCTCGGGGCTGATCGTCTCGGAATATTCAGAGCGCTATCATCACTGGAGTGCCGTGACAAGCTTATCAGATTGGCTCGCCGAATATAACGTTCCCGGAATATATGGGATTGATACCCGAGCTTTAACAAAAAAATTACGAGAAAAGGGAGTCATGCTGGGGAAAATCATCTGTGACCGGGAAGTAGATTTCGAAGACCCAAATCGGCGAAATCTGGTAGCTGAAGTCAGCATTGAAAAGCCGATCCTATACCCTCGGGGAGAAACCCGACTGGTTTTTGTGGATTGTGGGACAAAAAATAACATTATACGCAGCTTTCTCAATCGAAATATTACCCTTATTCGGGTTCCTTGGGACTATAACTTATTCGATCCGGCCCTTCCTTCCTACCAGGGAATTGTGATTTCCAACGGCCCTGGGGATCCTAAAATGTGCCGGCAGACCATTGAACAAATTCGCAAGGCCATAAGTTTAGAGATTCCCATCTGGGGAATTTGCCTGGGCAACCAGATCCTGGGACTGGCAGCCGGGGGGGATACTTATAAATTGAAGTACGGGCACCGAAGCCAAAACCAACCGTGCCTCGAAGGAGGAACCTCCCGCTGTTATATTACCAGTCAGAACCACGGATACGCCCTTAACCATGATCTTCTCCCCGAAGATTGGGAACCCTGGTTTATCAATGCCAATGATGGAACCAATGAAGGAATTCGCCATAAAGTGAAACCTTTTATGTCTGTCCAGTTCCATCCTGAAGCGACGCCGGGTCCTGTAGATGCAGGGGTTTTGTTTGATCGATTCTTGGATAAAATCCACAAGTCAGGCGTTAGAACCCAGCATAATCCCTAA
- the carB gene encoding carbamoyl-phosphate synthase (glutamine-hydrolyzing) large subunit yields MKKVLILGSGALRIGQAGEFDYSGSQAIKALKEEGITVILINPNIATIQTSEQMADKIYFLPVNPYFVTQVIEKERPDGILLSFGGQTALNCGIDLDREGVLEKYKVQVLGTPIEAIRNTEDRDLFAKKLSEIHLKVPRSLAAWNLEEAVQAAQKIGYPIIIRAAYTLGGEGSGVAWNPEELIELARRAFTSTPQILIEEYLKGWREIEYEVVRDRFDNCITVCNMENFDPMGIHTGESIVVAPSQTLTNLEYHKLREIAIRAIRHLGIIGECNIQFALDYKSDDYRIIEVNARLSRSSALASKATGYPLAFIAAKLALGYGLPELKNSVTKSTTACFEPALDYVVVKIPRWDLNKFKGVSEKIGTEMKSVGEVMAIGRKFEAALQKGLRMLDIGAIGLVGNDFTFKDIREELEKPTDKRIFAIVEALRQGYTVEEISHLTGINAWFLYKIQGVLALEDKIKKYATLANLPREILLEAKQKGFSDLQIAKLLKTQELEVRKRRKELQVLPVVKQIDTLAAEYPSKTNYLYLTYNGETDDISFEERNKVIVLGSGTYRIGSSVEFDWCCVNTVFTLNKLKYNTIMINYNPETVSTDYDICDKLYFEELSFETVMDIYEKENPIGLIVSMGGQMPNNLALKCYRQGLNILGTSPLSIDRAEDRYKFSKLLDELGVDQPEWRELTSLEDAEQFAKSVGYPVLVRPSYVLSGAAMSVVYDERNLETYLSKASKVSREHPVVISKFIVNAKEIEIDAVAQNGEILTWAITEHVENAGVHSGDATMIFPPQKIYLETVRRIKNIAQKIAMALKITGPFNIQFLAKDNDIKVIECNLRASRSFPFVSKVSKVNFISLATQAMMGKRIKERKLNLDFDYVGVKAPQFSFSRLKGADPILGVEMASTGEVACLGTDLYDAFLKSLIATGFKLPQKNILLSINSEENRYKLLDSIKKLNNLGFHLFATEATSRFLHEHKIPHTLLGKIQESCQPNVLDYLVQRKLDLVIDISTGHPQEDEQAEYLIRRKAVDFGIPLLTNLQLTRLFVESISRKKLEDLEVKAWDEYV; encoded by the coding sequence ATGAAGAAAGTTCTTATTCTGGGCTCTGGAGCCCTCCGTATTGGACAAGCAGGTGAGTTTGACTACTCAGGAAGTCAGGCTATTAAAGCCCTTAAAGAAGAGGGTATTACCGTTATCCTTATCAATCCCAATATTGCCACCATTCAAACTTCTGAACAGATGGCAGATAAAATTTATTTTCTGCCGGTCAACCCCTACTTCGTTACCCAAGTGATTGAGAAAGAAAGACCCGATGGAATCCTGCTGTCCTTTGGTGGACAGACAGCTTTGAATTGCGGAATAGATCTGGATCGGGAAGGGGTTCTGGAAAAATATAAAGTCCAGGTTTTGGGGACCCCTATAGAGGCTATCCGTAACACCGAGGACCGGGATCTTTTTGCAAAAAAACTGTCAGAAATTCATCTTAAAGTTCCCAGAAGCCTTGCTGCTTGGAATTTGGAAGAAGCTGTTCAGGCGGCCCAAAAAATAGGTTATCCAATTATTATCCGCGCAGCCTATACCCTGGGCGGAGAAGGCTCTGGAGTTGCCTGGAATCCAGAAGAACTTATAGAACTGGCCCGGCGTGCCTTTACTTCTACTCCTCAAATTCTGATAGAAGAGTATCTGAAAGGGTGGCGGGAAATCGAATATGAAGTCGTCCGGGACCGATTTGATAATTGCATCACGGTCTGTAATATGGAAAACTTTGATCCTATGGGAATCCATACGGGAGAGAGTATTGTTGTGGCCCCTTCTCAAACCCTCACCAATCTGGAATATCACAAACTGCGAGAAATTGCCATCCGGGCCATTCGTCACCTGGGGATTATCGGAGAATGTAATATCCAATTTGCGCTGGATTATAAATCCGACGATTATCGGATCATAGAAGTAAATGCCCGATTATCCCGAAGTTCTGCTCTGGCTTCCAAGGCTACAGGATATCCCCTGGCTTTTATAGCAGCCAAATTAGCCCTGGGTTATGGGCTGCCGGAACTTAAAAATTCGGTTACAAAATCCACAACCGCCTGTTTTGAACCCGCTCTGGATTATGTGGTGGTGAAAATTCCACGCTGGGATTTAAATAAATTCAAAGGAGTCTCAGAGAAAATAGGCACTGAAATGAAGAGTGTCGGCGAGGTTATGGCCATTGGACGGAAATTTGAAGCAGCCCTCCAAAAAGGTCTTCGAATGTTGGATATTGGTGCTATCGGTTTGGTCGGAAACGATTTTACCTTTAAAGATATCCGGGAGGAGCTGGAGAAACCTACCGATAAACGTATTTTTGCCATTGTTGAGGCTCTCAGGCAGGGATACACCGTGGAGGAAATATCTCATCTCACCGGAATCAATGCCTGGTTCCTTTACAAAATCCAGGGGGTTCTTGCCCTTGAAGACAAAATTAAAAAATATGCAACCCTGGCTAATCTCCCCCGAGAAATTTTGCTAGAAGCTAAACAAAAGGGTTTTTCAGATCTGCAAATCGCCAAGCTACTAAAAACCCAGGAACTAGAAGTTCGAAAGCGGAGAAAAGAATTACAGGTCCTCCCCGTGGTCAAGCAGATTGATACCCTGGCCGCCGAATATCCTTCCAAAACCAATTATCTCTACCTCACCTATAACGGTGAGACCGATGACATCTCCTTCGAAGAGCGTAATAAGGTGATCGTTCTCGGCTCGGGAACTTATCGAATCGGTTCCTCCGTCGAATTTGACTGGTGTTGCGTTAATACAGTCTTCACGTTGAATAAGTTGAAGTATAATACCATCATGATTAACTATAATCCCGAGACCGTTTCTACCGATTACGACATCTGTGACAAGCTGTATTTTGAAGAACTTTCCTTTGAGACGGTTATGGATATCTACGAGAAGGAAAACCCCATTGGTCTGATTGTATCCATGGGAGGACAGATGCCTAATAATCTGGCCCTTAAGTGTTACAGGCAAGGACTTAATATTTTGGGAACCTCCCCTTTAAGTATAGATCGGGCCGAAGATCGATATAAGTTTTCCAAATTACTGGATGAATTAGGAGTCGATCAACCGGAGTGGCGAGAATTGACGAGTTTAGAAGATGCTGAGCAATTCGCCAAATCGGTGGGTTATCCGGTTCTGGTAAGACCATCTTATGTACTCAGCGGAGCAGCCATGAGTGTTGTCTACGATGAAAGAAACCTGGAAACGTATTTAAGTAAAGCCTCAAAAGTTTCCAGAGAACACCCGGTTGTGATCAGCAAGTTTATCGTAAATGCCAAGGAAATAGAAATTGATGCCGTGGCTCAGAATGGAGAAATTCTAACCTGGGCCATCACCGAACACGTGGAGAACGCCGGAGTTCATTCCGGCGATGCCACCATGATTTTTCCTCCCCAGAAAATTTACCTGGAAACGGTCCGACGAATCAAAAACATTGCCCAAAAAATAGCCATGGCCCTAAAGATCACCGGACCGTTTAATATTCAATTCCTTGCTAAAGATAACGACATCAAGGTGATCGAATGTAACCTCCGAGCTTCCCGATCTTTCCCGTTTGTATCCAAGGTTTCCAAGGTTAATTTCATCAGTTTAGCAACGCAAGCCATGATGGGAAAACGGATCAAAGAACGCAAACTCAACTTAGATTTTGATTATGTAGGAGTTAAAGCACCCCAGTTTTCCTTCTCTCGCCTCAAAGGTGCAGATCCTATTCTGGGCGTTGAAATGGCCTCTACAGGAGAAGTAGCGTGCCTAGGAACCGATCTCTACGATGCTTTTCTCAAATCCCTGATCGCAACAGGATTTAAACTTCCTCAAAAGAATATCCTTCTCAGCATCAATAGCGAGGAAAATCGATATAAACTCCTGGATTCGATCAAAAAACTGAATAACCTCGGTTTTCACCTCTTTGCGACCGAAGCTACCTCCAGATTTCTCCATGAACATAAAATCCCACATACCCTCCTCGGTAAGATCCAGGAATCGTGTCAACCCAATGTGTTAGACTATCTGGTTCAGCGCAAGCTCGATTTGGTTATCGATATCTCCACAGGTCATCCCCAGGAAGATGAGCAGGCTGAATATTTAATCCGGCGAAAGGCGGTAGATTTTGGAATTCCTCTTTTAACCAATTTACAACTCACCAGGTTGTTCGTTGAGTCCATTTCGCGGAAAAAGTTAGAAGATCTGGAAGTAAAGGCATGGGATGAATATGTTTAA
- a CDS encoding mandelate racemase/muconate lactonizing enzyme family protein, with the protein MKITDVECSILSVPLKRTLGNSRTAYNVVDWVVVQIHTDEGISGTGHMGSMGYQKGRGSRAMKSVVDTELKEVVVGKDPFYIEKIRKDLWAKSYYYGQKGLAYWGISAIDTALWDIVGKATGKPLYKLLGGCQDELPVYGSGIDLSWSLEELIQEVTDFVEQGFKAVKIKVGKPDYREDLQRVKAVREAIGDDIHLMVDANQAWRPAEAIQIGKRLEEYNIYFLEEPVSNNDIPGMAKVAAALDVPIAAGEMEFTRYAFRELLTAGAIDIVQPDPMRNGGITECMKICTLADTWNLPVTSHFYIELMAHVLAAIPNALYLEYIQVFVESLNEVIVHPVEVKNGMMQVPQRPGHGVEFSKEGFKKYQIA; encoded by the coding sequence ATGAAAATCACCGATGTGGAATGTTCTATTTTATCCGTTCCTTTAAAACGAACCTTGGGAAATTCTAGAACAGCCTATAATGTTGTAGACTGGGTTGTTGTACAGATCCATACCGACGAAGGTATTTCGGGAACCGGCCATATGGGTTCCATGGGTTATCAAAAGGGAAGAGGTTCCCGGGCCATGAAGAGTGTCGTGGATACAGAATTGAAAGAGGTGGTGGTCGGTAAGGATCCTTTCTACATTGAAAAAATCAGAAAAGATCTGTGGGCAAAAAGTTATTATTACGGCCAAAAAGGTTTAGCCTATTGGGGAATCTCGGCCATCGATACCGCCCTTTGGGATATTGTAGGCAAAGCCACCGGAAAACCCCTCTATAAGCTCTTGGGTGGCTGCCAGGATGAGCTCCCGGTCTATGGGAGTGGAATTGATTTATCCTGGTCCCTGGAGGAACTCATTCAAGAGGTTACCGACTTTGTTGAACAAGGCTTTAAGGCAGTTAAAATTAAGGTAGGAAAACCGGATTACAGAGAAGATCTTCAACGCGTCAAGGCGGTTCGGGAAGCTATTGGGGACGATATTCACCTTATGGTCGACGCCAATCAGGCCTGGCGACCTGCAGAAGCTATTCAGATCGGAAAACGACTCGAAGAGTATAATATTTACTTTCTGGAAGAGCCGGTTTCTAACAATGATATTCCCGGTATGGCTAAAGTCGCCGCGGCTCTGGATGTTCCCATAGCTGCCGGAGAAATGGAATTTACCCGGTACGCTTTCAGGGAATTGTTAACCGCCGGTGCTATCGATATCGTCCAACCAGATCCCATGAGAAACGGAGGAATCACCGAATGTATGAAAATTTGTACCCTGGCCGATACCTGGAACCTGCCGGTTACCTCGCATTTTTATATTGAATTGATGGCTCATGTTCTGGCTGCCATCCCCAATGCTCTCTATCTGGAATATATTCAGGTTTTTGTGGAAAGTCTTAATGAAGTAATCGTCCATCCTGTAGAAGTCAAAAATGGGATGATGCAGGTTCCTCAAAGACCTGGACACGGCGTGGAATTTAGTAAGGAAGGATTCAAAAAGTATCAAATTGCTTAA
- a CDS encoding cupin domain-containing protein, translating into MNRSPYVLHEEDLPWTEQSHGLSYGLRRKQLGAAAGNRKLGCSLYEVFPGCKSFPYHYHCANEEAIYVLEGSGTLRIGGKEVTLSKGDYIALPGTVEGAHQVINTSDRPLRYLCFSTMIEPDVIIYPDSGKVGILAGSAPGGPKEQRTLHMFLRTDTKVDYWDGET; encoded by the coding sequence ATGAACCGTTCTCCCTATGTTCTCCATGAAGAGGATCTTCCATGGACCGAACAATCCCATGGCCTTAGTTATGGCCTTCGTCGTAAACAACTGGGTGCGGCTGCAGGTAACCGTAAACTCGGCTGCAGTCTGTATGAAGTCTTTCCAGGATGTAAATCCTTTCCTTATCATTATCACTGTGCCAACGAAGAAGCTATTTATGTCCTGGAAGGCTCGGGGACTCTCCGGATCGGTGGAAAAGAGGTAACCCTTTCAAAGGGGGATTATATTGCCTTACCTGGTACTGTGGAGGGAGCTCACCAGGTTATCAATACCTCCGATCGACCTTTACGCTATTTGTGCTTTTCGACGATGATCGAGCCTGATGTCATCATCTATCCAGATTCCGGTAAGGTCGGCATTCTTGCAGGCTCTGCTCCGGGGGGGCCCAAAGAGCAGAGAACTCTCCATATGTTTCTAAGAACTGATACCAAAGTGGATTACTGGGATGGGGAAACATAA
- a CDS encoding secondary thiamine-phosphate synthase enzyme YjbQ, whose product MPVQSFSFQLKTRGFSDVHDLTSKVRDLLKSSGLTQGIVTVFVPGSTAGITTIEFERGVIEDLKRAIERIAPQNIHYDHDARWGDGNGFSHVRAALLGPSLTIPFTQGKLQLGTWQQIILIDFDNRPRHREILVQVVGE is encoded by the coding sequence ATGCCCGTTCAATCTTTTTCTTTTCAGCTTAAAACCCGAGGGTTCAGTGACGTTCATGACCTGACTTCTAAAGTTCGAGATTTACTTAAAAGCTCGGGACTCACCCAGGGAATTGTAACCGTGTTTGTTCCTGGATCAACGGCCGGCATCACAACCATTGAGTTTGAAAGGGGGGTTATCGAAGATCTTAAAAGGGCAATTGAACGGATAGCGCCCCAAAATATTCATTATGACCACGATGCACGCTGGGGAGATGGGAATGGATTTTCCCATGTTCGCGCAGCCCTTTTAGGTCCTTCTCTAACTATACCCTTTACCCAGGGGAAGCTTCAACTCGGAACCTGGCAACAGATTATTTTGATCGATTTTGATAATCGGCCTCGTCACCGAGAAATCCTCGTACAAGTCGTAGGGGAATAA
- a CDS encoding DNA translocase FtsK 4TM domain-containing protein gives MVGIFKNKRAVSRKKTLPKTGFQQKVNPKSKSNGKRYQRISTKTSGKVIGFGFIALAIFIFVSLLTYPSQYWSDSRASYYSSSALDIFPGTAGNLTGIMGILVAGIIFTLFGTAGYLLPLMALQTGIQRLKGPSSRQKAPRWSMFLFLILLSALFFLLSGEDPTRGGISGGLLAGVLFGFFNKVGAGLIISVGLLISLMKMTNSSLFYLFSWWGTAIKEQLKKNTKKPLIVADSKKPSAEVFLKNEETSQPGLPPLSLLKAPDPRDQEEIQQDLLIKAHILEERLKGFGVEGKVTGIHHGPVITRYEFELAPGIRVTRMVNLADDLALCLKASSLRVVAPVPGESVVGIEVPNEIRQIVYLREIIGSAEFRKQRSRLTLALGKDIRGRPFIADLTWMPHLLIAGATGSGKSVCLNAIICSLLFKATAEEVKFIFIDPKRLELGIYAGLPHLLRPIVTEPEEALEALNWVILEMERRYKLLAPWGVRNLAQYNVLLQRNAKREEKPLPYIVIMVDELADLMLVSSRRVEKPMVRIAQMARAVGIHMLVATQRPSVNVITGLIKANFPARIAFRTASQIDSRTILDSKGAESLIGNGDMLFLTPGAIRPERIHGAFVSEEEIHDLIAYLKKQKGLKLFKG, from the coding sequence ATGGTTGGCATATTTAAAAACAAAAGAGCAGTAAGCCGAAAGAAAACACTTCCTAAAACAGGTTTTCAACAAAAAGTCAATCCAAAGTCCAAGTCTAATGGGAAGCGTTATCAGAGAATCTCTACAAAAACTTCAGGAAAAGTCATCGGATTCGGATTTATTGCCCTGGCTATATTTATCTTCGTCAGCCTTTTAACTTATCCGTCGCAGTACTGGTCGGATAGCAGAGCCTCTTACTACAGTAGTAGTGCGTTAGATATTTTTCCGGGTACGGCAGGCAACCTGACCGGTATAATGGGAATCCTGGTAGCGGGAATTATCTTTACTCTGTTTGGTACTGCCGGGTATTTGCTTCCTTTGATGGCTTTGCAAACCGGAATCCAGAGACTAAAGGGACCATCCTCTCGACAGAAGGCCCCTCGATGGAGTATGTTTTTGTTTCTCATCCTGCTTTCAGCTTTGTTTTTTCTCTTATCTGGGGAAGATCCCACTCGGGGTGGCATTTCCGGAGGACTTCTGGCAGGAGTTTTATTCGGTTTTTTCAATAAAGTCGGGGCCGGATTAATTATAAGCGTAGGCCTGCTTATTTCTCTCATGAAAATGACCAATTCTTCTCTGTTTTATCTGTTTTCCTGGTGGGGAACAGCTATCAAAGAACAGTTAAAAAAAAATACCAAAAAGCCTCTCATCGTCGCCGACTCGAAAAAACCGTCCGCAGAAGTTTTTCTAAAGAATGAAGAGACTTCCCAACCTGGTCTACCCCCCCTTTCCCTGCTGAAGGCGCCGGACCCCAGGGACCAAGAGGAGATTCAACAGGACCTGTTGATAAAGGCCCATATTTTGGAGGAGCGATTGAAAGGATTTGGGGTAGAAGGAAAAGTAACGGGCATCCATCATGGGCCGGTGATCACCCGATATGAATTTGAGTTAGCACCGGGGATTCGGGTTACTCGAATGGTAAACCTGGCAGATGATCTGGCCCTTTGTCTAAAAGCGAGCTCTCTTCGGGTTGTTGCACCGGTACCGGGTGAATCGGTAGTAGGTATTGAGGTTCCTAACGAAATCAGACAAATCGTTTACTTAAGAGAAATTATTGGTTCTGCAGAATTTCGTAAACAACGTTCCAGGTTAACTCTGGCTTTAGGCAAAGATATCAGAGGACGACCGTTTATAGCGGATTTAACCTGGATGCCCCATTTACTCATTGCCGGGGCAACAGGTTCTGGGAAAAGTGTTTGCCTCAATGCCATCATATGCAGTCTTCTCTTTAAAGCCACTGCCGAGGAGGTTAAATTTATCTTTATTGATCCGAAAAGGCTGGAACTTGGAATCTACGCCGGACTTCCGCATCTTCTAAGGCCGATTGTGACAGAGCCTGAGGAGGCTCTGGAAGCTCTCAATTGGGTCATTCTGGAAATGGAGAGACGATACAAACTCCTGGCTCCCTGGGGAGTGAGAAACCTTGCCCAATATAATGTTCTGTTACAAAGGAACGCAAAGCGAGAGGAAAAACCCTTACCGTATATTGTGATTATGGTAGATGAGCTTGCAGATCTTATGTTGGTTTCATCCAGGCGGGTAGAAAAACCTATGGTTCGAATTGCACAAATGGCCAGAGCTGTTGGAATTCACATGTTGGTAGCCACCCAGCGCCCTTCTGTAAATGTTATTACCGGTCTTATCAAAGCCAATTTCCCGGCCAGAATAGCTTTCAGAACAGCTTCCCAAATCGATTCCAGAACCATCCTGGATTCTAAAGGAGCAGAATCCCTCATTGGAAATGGAGATATGCTGTTCTTGACTCCCGGGGCAATCAGACCGGAGAGGATTCATGGAGCTTTTGTCAGTGAGGAGGAAATCCACGATCTCATCGCTTATTTGAAAAAACAGAAGGGTTTAAAACTTTTTAAGGGATGA